Sequence from the Pseudomonas sp. 7SR1 genome:
ATGAGCGCCTATCAACTGTATCAGGCCAGCCACAGTCCGGCCCATGAACTGTCGAGCGCCGGAACCTTGAGCCGACCGCTGCAGCAGTACTGGTATACATTGGCTCACGGGGATATCGAATGGTTTGTCACGGATAGCCGGACCGAGCGCAATCTGTCGCCGGATGATCGACGCATCCTGGATGCAAGGCAGGAACGGTCGCTGCTCCAATGGCTCGTCAACAGCACCGCCCGGGTCAAATTCATCGTGACCAGCGTCCTGTTCTACCCGGACAGCAAGCGTAACGATGGCGATGCCTGGCAAGCTTTCCCGCAGCAGCGCCTGCGGCTGCTGGAAAGCATCCGCCAGCACAGGATCCAGAACGTGATTTTCGTGTCCGGCGACGTTCACGGCTCCATGACCAGTCGCCTGGGCCATAGCGAGGATGCCGACTTCGAAGTCCACACCATCGTTTCCTCGCCGTTTTTCAACAGCGAACTGCTGCCATACGCCACGGCCTCGGATTTTATTTTCGAAAGCCCCATGGTCCGGAGCGAAAAAGGGGACTACCGCTATGAACTGACCAGCCCCGTGATCGGTCAGGACAACTTCGCCCACTTGCAAGTCACGGCCCAGAGCGTCCGCGTGACGTTTCACGACTGTGACGGCCGCCCGCTGGAAGTAGTCGAAATCCCGTTGCGCTGACAAACGGTCGCCCTGGCCGAGCCCTCTGATCGGCTGGGGACTGGAGAAATCCGCCGATCGGCCGATAAGGTTTATAGCACTTGGCCTTCATCTCTCTTGTCAGCCAGTGTCGCAATGATGCAACCTTGCGGCAATCCTT
This genomic interval carries:
- a CDS encoding alkaline phosphatase D family protein translates to MSDVIVLTGLQADSRYQYQAGWFVHANPSQPLGTLQEPPLQWPQAIYCLRTLPRARDAAYAYIVGSCRYLRITAGIPRAPERGDRTFAGIQRIVDQADPPIRGLLMTGDQVYLDDLNIVAPDRTYKDILFKYRTVFSQPHIGKLMSGVPTYMILDDHEIEDNWPANKQLNDEILYANAMSAYQLYQASHSPAHELSSAGTLSRPLQQYWYTLAHGDIEWFVTDSRTERNLSPDDRRILDARQERSLLQWLVNSTARVKFIVTSVLFYPDSKRNDGDAWQAFPQQRLRLLESIRQHRIQNVIFVSGDVHGSMTSRLGHSEDADFEVHTIVSSPFFNSELLPYATASDFIFESPMVRSEKGDYRYELTSPVIGQDNFAHLQVTAQSVRVTFHDCDGRPLEVVEIPLR